In a single window of the Elaeis guineensis isolate ETL-2024a chromosome 4, EG11, whole genome shotgun sequence genome:
- the LOC140857320 gene encoding uncharacterized protein → MALITEELKAKAKVCYGDEICQEKSKSLLQEVGLPRGLLTLKDIIECGHVEETGFVWLKQKKKTEHRFEKYDPEITAYMEKCKIRNLTGDKAKEILIWVGLNEISVDGQPTGELTCKGPMGFFRTFPTWAFELEE, encoded by the exons ATGGCTCTAATCACAGAGGAGCTCAAGGCCAAGGCTAAGGTCTGCTATGGTGATGAAATCTGTCAAGAAAAGTCCAAGTCCCTTCTCCAAGAAGTAGGCCTCCCAAGGGGTCTCCTCACCTTGAAGGACATCATAGAGTGTGGCCATGTCGAGGAGACTGGCTTTGTTTGGCTCAAACAAAAGAAGAAGACTGAGCATCGCTTTGAGAAG TATGACCCTGAAATCACTGCCTATATGGAGAAGTGCAAGATCAGGAATCTGACTGGTGACAAGGCCAAAGAGATCTTGATTTGGGTCGGTCTAAACGAAATCTCCGTCGACGGCCAGCCAACCGGAGAGCTGACCTGCAAGGGCCCGATGGGGTTTTTCCGGACCTTCCCGACGTGGGCTTTCGAGCTTGAGGAGTAG